The sequence GAAACGATTCTGGAGCGCGTGATCGACCCCGACAGTCGCGTGGTCATCGCCACCGAAACCGAAGAGCGTGAGGATGCCTCGCGCGATGGCGGCGGGGCCCGCGGCGATGTGACGGTTGCCTCGAACCTGCCTGATGGCGACGCGCAGGAGGGCGACGGATCGACGGCGCAATCCACCGAAACGCGCGAACGTGTCAGCTATGACCTGTCGGAAACCCAGCGCGAGGTCGAACGCGCCCCAGGGGCGGTGCGGCGGATCTCGGTGGCGGTCCTGCTCAACGGCATTCCCGACGCGGGCACGGATGGGGCGGTTCGGCTTGTGCCACGCCCCGCCGAAGAAATCGCCGCGCTCGAGGCTCTGGTGCGGTCCGCGGTCGGCTACGACGCCGCGCGCGGGGATACGGTGACGATCGAGTCGATGGCCTTCGACGCTTCGGCCGTGACAGGCCTTCAGGAGGCGGGGTTCACCGACCGGATGAACCTCGATATGGGGCGGGTCGTGCAGAGCGTCGTGCTGGGCGCGGTGGCCCTGGCGATTGCGTTCGGCCTGCTGCGTCCGCTCCTGCGCGCCGATCCGGCCGTCTCGGGCGACATGGCGCGGATCGAGAGCGACGGGTCCCGCGGCGATGCGGCGCTCCAGCCGACCCTCACCGCGCCCGCGGCCCCCGACGCCCCCGCCACGCCCCCGCCGCTGGCCGCGGGTATGTCGGCGATGGGTCTGCCCGCAGACACGATGCCGGGACTGCCCGCGCCCGACCCCGGCCTGCCGCAAACCGGGGCGTCGGGCGCCGAACCGCTGCCTCTCGATCCCGTCGAGCGGCTGCGGCGCCTGATCGAGGAACGCGAAGAGGAAACCGTCGAGATTCTGCGCAGCTGGATGGAAGAGGATGAGGAGGATCTGCGCCAATGAGCCGGCCTTTGTCTCTGACCGATTTCGCCGTGCCGCAGGGCCCCGCCGTCGCCGACGCGTCCGCCCCTGCCACCCCGGAGGCCGCGACCGAGTCCGATCAGGAGGAGGCGCGCCTCGCCGCGTTTGAACAGGGGTATCGCAGCGGCTGGGATGATTGCGCCGCCGCCGAGGCCGAAGAGCGTGGCCGCGTCGGCGCGGATCTGGCCGCCAATCTCAGGGACATGTCGCATGGCTACGAGGCCACGCGACGCGAGGTGCTCATGGCACTGGACCCGCTCTTCGAGGCCGTGATCGCCCGGCTTTTGCCCGATCTCGCGGCGGCGGCGGTCATTCCCGTCGTCCAGGCGGAACTGTCCCGTATCGCAACCGAGCTGTCGGGCGGCCGGGCCGAACTGGTCGCGGCGCCATCCGCGATCCCCGTGCTCGAAAGACTCGTCGAAACCATGCCCGAGCATGACATCCGCCTGCAGCCAGAGCCGGCCTATGCCGATGCGCAAGTGTCGATCCGGTTCGCATCCGAGCAGCGCGATATCGACCTCGGGGCCGCGGCCGAGCAGATGGCCGAGGCCATTCGCGCCTTTACCAGAGACATCGCCGATCAGCAGGGCGCCGCGCCGCAGCCGCCCGACCTGACCCAGAAAGGAGCCGCCTGATGCCCGACATGCCCAAAGCCGCTGCCCTGCGGTCCCATTCCCTGCATGGGCTGCCCATCGAGATCCGTGTCTACGTGGGCCGCGCG comes from Roseibacterium elongatum DSM 19469 and encodes:
- the fliF gene encoding flagellar basal-body MS-ring/collar protein FliF → MENTLTKFWGGLDTRRRAFLVGGGAALLVVVVILARVATAPSYALLYSGLDPAAAGEVVTALEARGVPFRVSGTAIEVEASQRDSLRMALAGDGLPANGPQGYELLDSLSGFGTTSQMFDAAYWRAKEGELSRTILASPRIRAARVHIANPSSDPFQPERAVTASVALRPAAGGLAPGHAQALRYLVASSVPGLSPENVTVIDADSGHVLGGEDRLTPAADAAGRADSLRLSIERLLAARVGPGNAVVQVSVELDTARETILERVIDPDSRVVIATETEEREDASRDGGGARGDVTVASNLPDGDAQEGDGSTAQSTETRERVSYDLSETQREVERAPGAVRRISVAVLLNGIPDAGTDGAVRLVPRPAEEIAALEALVRSAVGYDAARGDTVTIESMAFDASAVTGLQEAGFTDRMNLDMGRVVQSVVLGAVALAIAFGLLRPLLRADPAVSGDMARIESDGSRGDAALQPTLTAPAAPDAPATPPPLAAGMSAMGLPADTMPGLPAPDPGLPQTGASGAEPLPLDPVERLRRLIEEREEETVEILRSWMEEDEEDLRQ